From Lentimicrobiaceae bacterium, one genomic window encodes:
- the rpsC gene encoding 30S ribosomal protein S3, whose protein sequence is MGQKTNPIGNRLGIIRGWDSNWYGGRNFEPKLVEDNKIRKYLNTRLAKAGISKIIIERTLKLVTVTINTARPGIIIGKGGQEVDKLKEELKKLTGKEIQINISEIKRPEMDAVIVAAAVAKQIEGRISYRRAIKTSIASTMRIGAEGIKILISGRLGGAEMARREQYKEGRIPLHTLRADIDYAIAEAHTTYGRIGIKVWICKGEVYGKRDLSLNIESGIKVGGVTGGTNAPRGGGKSQRGGNRSGRPRSK, encoded by the coding sequence ATGGGACAAAAAACAAATCCAATAGGTAATAGGTTAGGAATTATCCGCGGATGGGATTCTAACTGGTACGGCGGAAGAAACTTCGAACCCAAACTCGTAGAAGACAATAAAATCCGTAAGTATCTGAATACCCGTCTTGCCAAAGCCGGTATTTCAAAGATAATTATCGAACGTACCCTAAAATTGGTTACAGTAACCATTAATACAGCCCGACCTGGTATCATCATAGGTAAAGGCGGACAGGAAGTGGATAAACTTAAGGAAGAATTAAAAAAACTTACCGGAAAAGAAATCCAGATCAATATTTCTGAAATAAAACGCCCCGAAATGGATGCTGTTATCGTAGCAGCAGCCGTTGCCAAACAAATAGAAGGCAGGATTTCATACCGCAGAGCCATTAAAACCTCTATCGCCTCTACCATGCGCATAGGCGCCGAAGGAATAAAAATACTGATTTCCGGCAGACTGGGCGGAGCCGAAATGGCACGCCGCGAACAATACAAAGAAGGACGTATCCCTCTACATACTCTCCGTGCCGATATTGACTATGCCATAGCCGAAGCCCATACTACCTATGGACGTATCGGAATAAAAGTATGGATTTGTAAAGGAGAAGTTTACGGAAAACGCGACCTTTCCCTCAACATCGAAAGTGGAATAAAAGTAGGCGGCGTTACAGGCGGAACAAACGCACCCCGCGGAGGCGGAAAATCCCAACGCGGTGGAAACAGATCCGGAAGACCTAGAAGTAAGTAA
- the rplP gene encoding 50S ribosomal protein L16, with translation MLQPKKTKYRKQQKGKMKGNAKRGSELAFGSFGIKALGSCWMTGRQIEAARQALTRHMKREGQIWIRIFPDKPVTKKPAEVRMGKGKGAPEYFVARITPGRILFEAEGVPMDVAKEALRLGAQKLPILTRFIVRRDYVEETI, from the coding sequence ATGTTACAGCCGAAGAAAACAAAATATAGAAAACAGCAAAAAGGCAAAATGAAAGGCAATGCCAAAAGAGGATCTGAATTGGCTTTTGGATCTTTTGGAATCAAAGCCCTTGGATCATGTTGGATGACAGGTCGTCAGATAGAAGCTGCACGTCAGGCATTAACCCGTCATATGAAACGTGAAGGTCAAATATGGATACGCATTTTCCCCGATAAACCCGTAACCAAGAAACCTGCCGAAGTACGTATGGGTAAAGGAAAAGGAGCACCCGAATATTTCGTGGCTCGTATCACCCCCGGCAGAATTCTTTTTGAAGCAGAAGGCGTACCTATGGATGTAGCTAAAGAAGCCTTGCGCCTCGGAGCCCAAAAACTCCCCATACTTACCCGGTTTATTGTAAGAAGAGATTACGTTGAAGAAACAATCTAA
- the rplV gene encoding 50S ribosomal protein L22, producing the protein MGARKHNYAESLKQERKTTYFAKLNNCPTSPRKMRLVTDIVRGVDVETALHILKNSPKEAAGRLRKLLLSAIANWQSKNEGARIEDAHLYIKLINVDGGRMLKRVQPAPQGRAYRVKKRSNHVTMVLGNRNENIQKETNE; encoded by the coding sequence ATGGGAGCAAGAAAACATAACTACGCAGAAAGCTTGAAACAGGAAAGAAAAACCACCTATTTCGCCAAGCTGAATAATTGCCCTACATCGCCCAGAAAAATGCGGCTTGTAACCGACATCGTACGTGGCGTTGACGTAGAAACAGCATTGCACATATTAAAAAATTCGCCCAAGGAAGCTGCCGGACGCCTACGCAAACTTTTACTTTCAGCCATTGCCAACTGGCAATCGAAAAATGAAGGAGCACGCATTGAAGATGCACACTTATACATAAAACTTATCAATGTAGATGGTGGCAGAATGCTGAAAAGAGTACAACCCGCACCTCAGGGCAGAGCTTATCGGGTAAAAAAACGCTCAAACCATGTTACAATGGTATTAGGCAACCGTAATGAAAATATACAAAAAGAAACAAACGAATAA
- the rplN gene encoding 50S ribosomal protein L14 — protein MIQQETRLAVADNSGAKEVLCIRVLGGTRKRYASIGDKIIVSIKNAIPSGNVKKGTVIKAVVVRTKKEIRRADGSYIRFDDNAVVLLNNTGEMIGTRIFGPVARELREKQFMKIVSLAPEVL, from the coding sequence ATGATACAACAGGAAACAAGATTAGCTGTTGCTGATAACAGCGGTGCAAAAGAAGTACTTTGCATCAGGGTCCTTGGTGGTACCAGAAAAAGGTATGCATCAATAGGCGATAAAATTATCGTAAGTATAAAAAATGCTATCCCATCAGGAAACGTTAAAAAAGGCACCGTTATCAAAGCCGTAGTGGTTCGTACTAAAAAAGAAATTCGTCGCGCCGATGGTTCTTACATCCGTTTCGACGATAACGCAGTAGTACTGCTCAATAACACCGGCGAAATGATTGGAACACGTATATTTGGTCCGGTAGCCCGCGAACTCAGAGAAAAACAATTTATGAAAATAGTTTCATTGGCACCCGAAGTGCTGTAA
- the rpmC gene encoding 50S ribosomal protein L29, with product MEQKVIRELSTPELIERLDEEKKQLTRLKINHAVSPLENPNKIKAYRKTVARIITELKRREIEQPK from the coding sequence ATGGAACAAAAAGTCATTAGAGAACTTTCAACTCCCGAACTCATTGAACGTTTGGATGAAGAAAAAAAACAGCTTACCCGGTTAAAAATTAACCATGCTGTTTCCCCTTTGGAAAATCCGAATAAAATAAAAGCATACAGGAAAACTGTTGCCCGGATTATTACCGAACTCAAAAGAAGAGAAATTGAGCAACCAAAATAA
- the rplW gene encoding 50S ribosomal protein L23, whose translation MGIIIRPLITEKMTTASDKLNRYGFIVDKKANKIQIRNAVKELYGVEIESVNTMNYSGKQKGRFTKGGYISGKANAFKKAMVTLAKGETIDFYSNI comes from the coding sequence ATGGGCATCATCATCAGACCGTTGATAACTGAGAAAATGACAACCGCCAGTGATAAACTGAACCGCTATGGATTTATTGTTGACAAAAAAGCCAACAAAATTCAAATAAGAAATGCAGTGAAAGAATTATATGGTGTCGAAATAGAATCGGTAAACACAATGAACTACTCCGGAAAACAAAAAGGACGCTTTACAAAAGGCGGCTATATTTCCGGGAAAGCCAACGCTTTTAAAAAAGCAATGGTAACATTGGCAAAAGGTGAAACAATTGATTTTTACAGCAATATTTAG
- the rpsQ gene encoding 30S ribosomal protein S17, which translates to MESRNLRKERIGLVVSNKMTKSIVVEVERKVKHPKYGKFVKKTTRFMAHDDKNDCNIGDTVRIAETRPLSKNKCWRLVEIIERVK; encoded by the coding sequence ATGGAAAGCAGAAATCTAAGAAAAGAAAGAATTGGGCTTGTGGTCAGCAATAAGATGACGAAATCTATTGTTGTAGAAGTTGAACGCAAAGTGAAACATCCCAAGTACGGAAAATTCGTGAAAAAAACCACCCGATTTATGGCGCACGACGATAAAAACGACTGCAACATAGGCGATACCGTACGCATAGCCGAAACAAGACCCTTGAGCAAAAATAAATGTTGGCGATTAGTTGAAATAATTGAAAGAGTAAAATAA
- the rpsS gene encoding 30S ribosomal protein S19 has translation MSRSLKKGPYIDYKLEKKVLELVESKKKVVIKTWSRASMISPDFVGQTIAVHNGNKFIPVYVTENMVGHKLGEFAPTRTFRGHAGSKDKGKK, from the coding sequence ATGAGCCGTTCGTTAAAAAAAGGACCATACATTGATTACAAACTCGAAAAAAAAGTGCTCGAGTTAGTAGAATCGAAAAAAAAGGTTGTGATCAAAACCTGGTCGCGTGCCTCTATGATTTCTCCCGATTTTGTGGGACAAACCATAGCCGTACACAACGGGAATAAATTCATACCGGTTTACGTTACCGAAAATATGGTAGGCCATAAACTTGGAGAATTTGCACCCACTCGTACTTTCAGAGGACATGCAGGAAGCAAAGACAAAGGCAAAAAATAA
- the rplB gene encoding 50S ribosomal protein L2, with translation MALKKFKPTTPGQRFKVISTFDEITTSTPEKSLLVTKKRTGGRNNEGKMTMRYLGGGHKQQYRIVDFKRDKDGIPATVKSIEYDPNRTARIALLAYADGEKRYIVAPQGLKLGQKVVSGEGVSPDVGNTLFLSEIPFGTIVHNIELRPGQGAKMARSAGSYAQLMSRDGKFAIIKLPSGETRMILQACKATIGMASNVDHSLESSGKAGRSRWLGRRPRTRGVVMNPVDHPMGGGEGRATGGHPRTRKGMPAKGYKTRSKKKSSDMYIIERRKK, from the coding sequence ATGGCTTTAAAGAAATTCAAACCAACAACTCCTGGTCAACGTTTTAAAGTAATAAGTACGTTTGACGAAATAACTACCTCCACTCCCGAGAAGAGTTTGTTGGTTACAAAAAAAAGAACCGGAGGTAGGAACAACGAAGGTAAAATGACCATGCGCTATTTAGGTGGCGGTCATAAACAACAATATAGGATTGTAGATTTTAAAAGAGATAAGGACGGAATTCCGGCAACTGTAAAATCAATTGAATACGATCCCAATCGTACCGCACGTATAGCGTTGTTAGCTTATGCCGATGGCGAAAAAAGATATATCGTGGCACCACAAGGATTAAAATTAGGACAAAAAGTTGTTTCAGGCGAAGGGGTATCACCCGACGTAGGCAATACTTTATTCCTTAGCGAAATTCCTTTCGGAACAATAGTCCATAATATCGAGCTGCGACCGGGACAAGGTGCAAAAATGGCAAGAAGTGCCGGCTCTTATGCACAACTTATGAGCCGCGACGGAAAATTTGCCATCATAAAACTCCCTTCAGGCGAAACCCGTATGATACTTCAGGCTTGCAAAGCTACTATTGGAATGGCATCCAATGTTGATCATAGCCTCGAATCGTCAGGTAAAGCAGGAAGAAGCCGCTGGTTAGGTCGTCGCCCGCGCACCCGTGGCGTTGTGATGAACCCCGTTGACCATCCGATGGGCGGAGGCGAAGGAAGAGCAACCGGAGGACATCCGCGTACCCGTAAGGGAATGCCTGCTAAAGGTTACAAAACCCGCTCGAAAAAGAAAAGCAGCGATATGTATATCATCGAAAGAAGAAAAAAATAA